The Chaetodon trifascialis isolate fChaTrf1 chromosome 16, fChaTrf1.hap1, whole genome shotgun sequence genome includes a region encoding these proteins:
- the il12bb gene encoding interleukin-12 subunit beta, which translates to MRLLTLMVLYAVLCCATSDSNQNNIETLMDNVVVLRVPYGVGTRMYVPLTCGEAYENQPVFWKKNGMDLKPALQGNQVKVLVEEMDGGNYTCHLGPDGEYLNHTVILIQLDPDNRTVILEEKSPEEGHIHCSAPNYKGSFHCTWTRTTSRPNAAVILVKAERFLEKIPCELDADGSGVHCQDANCPYKEEQHHIFLTVYIHSYSRLEAYTKAFYLREIVRPAKLPNLHSGDGKVFSWSYPDSWEEPCTFFGLQFQVKVVHHGDSCHSEEHIMHTTTEEAKFEVSVKTKKYVFCVRAQDKHTSGPFSPWSHCIVNKNHVSC; encoded by the exons ATGCGCTTGTTGACCCTTATGGTCCTGtatgctgtgctgtgctgcgcCACCTCTGACAGCAACCAAAACAACATAGAGACTCTAATGGATAATG TTGTGGTCCTACGGGTGCCTTATGGTGTAGGCACCAGGATGTATGTTCCTCTGACCTGTGGAGAAGCTTATGAAAACCAGCCTGTGTTTTGGAAGAAAAACG GCATGGATCTTAAGCCAGCTCTGCAGGGGAACCAGGTTAAGGTCCtggtggaggagatggatggaggaaacTACACCTGTCACTTGGGCCCAGACGGAGAATACCTTAACCACACTGTGATCCTGATCCAGCTAGATCCAGACAACAGGACTGTCATACTGGAGGAAAAATCCCCTGAAGAAG GTCACATCCACTGTTCAGCACCTAACTATAAAGGCTCCTTCCACTGCACCTGGACAAGAACAACGTCCAGACCCAACGCTGCTGTGATCCTGGTGAAGGCAGAACG TTTTTTGGAAAAGATTCCCTGTGAGCTGGATGCTGATGGATCAGGGGTTCACTGCCAGGATGCCAACTGCCCTTACAAAGAGGAACAGCACCACATCTTCCTCACCGTTTACATCCACAGCTACTCTCGCCTCGAGGCCTACACAAAGGCTTTCTACCTGAGAGAGATCG TGAGGCCGGCAAAACTCCCTAACCTGCACAGCGGTGATGGAAAGGTGTTCAGCTGGAGCTACCCTGACTCCTGGGAGGAACCCTGCACCTTCTTTGGCCTGCAGTTCCAGGTCAAGGTGGTCCACCACGGAGATTCCTGTCACAGTGAGGAGCACATAATG CACACCACCACTGAAGAAGCTAAGTTTGAGGTCAGCGTCAAAACCAAGAAGTATGTCTTCTGCGTGCGAGCTCAGGACAAACACACCAGCGGGCCGTTCAGCCCCTGGAGCCACTGCAT AGTGAACAAAAATCACGTGAGCTGCTAA